Proteins co-encoded in one Spirosoma endbachense genomic window:
- a CDS encoding PAS domain-containing sensor histidine kinase, with product MGELTRQYNWEQTPIGTPVQWPQSLRTTLSIILNSKFPMFLFWGEQHLCFYNDAYRPSLGNEGKHPDALGQPGAQVWPEIWPVIKPLIDQVLAGGEATWSEDQLIPIYRNGELDDVYWTFSYSPVIDESNRIAGVFVTCTETTQKVTNLKHLEESNQQLTFAIEATELGTWDLDPITNRFTANARLKHWFGLQPNDEIELPLAINAIAESDRKRVAEAINEALQYGSGGRYDIDYTIVHPATQQERFVKAKGKAWFNEAQKAYRFNGTLQDITEHKKAEQALIESEQTLRSLVASAPFPIGVYVGRQMRIQLANQSIINIWGKGNDVVGKLYSEILPELADQHIYSQLDSVYTTGVSFHARNQRVDIQVDGKLQPYYFNYSFTPLYDADGQVYGVMNTAAEITDLVLIKQSLEKSEQRLRGAIELAELATWSMDIQTGTFHYSERFMEWLGFSESTKSLDEAYNPLPDEHRQSVADAIAAVIQSGSSGFYDNEHPIINRLTGQIRIIHAQAQVFTDSDGNPAVLSGTAQDVTEHRRIQLALEQQIQQRTEELETANEELAATNEELAATNEELTAVNEEVAAVNIGLEESNQLLTRSNENLEQFAYIASHDLQEPLRKIQQFSDLLKSRYIGSLGEELAYLERMQSAASRMSMLIKDLLAFSRISIRQVSEATVPLTSVIDQTLENLSVAIEESNAQIQIGTLPSVQGDALQLEQLFQNLLSNALKFSRREPTAGILPQIKVIAYYVMATDLPSTIKPARQATIYCCIEVVDNGIGFDDKYADRIFQVFQRLHGRNEFAGTGVGLAICQKVVDNHGGAITASSQPGKGATFSVYLPLQ from the coding sequence ATGGGTGAACTTACCCGTCAGTATAATTGGGAACAGACCCCAATCGGCACACCCGTCCAATGGCCTCAAAGCCTGAGGACTACCCTGAGTATTATTCTAAATTCCAAATTCCCCATGTTTCTATTTTGGGGAGAGCAACACCTTTGTTTTTATAATGATGCCTATCGTCCCAGCCTGGGGAATGAAGGCAAACATCCTGATGCGCTCGGTCAGCCGGGAGCCCAGGTTTGGCCAGAAATCTGGCCGGTAATCAAACCGTTGATTGATCAGGTACTTGCTGGTGGAGAAGCCACCTGGAGTGAGGACCAGCTTATACCAATCTATCGCAATGGGGAGCTTGACGATGTTTACTGGACATTTAGTTACAGCCCGGTTATTGACGAATCTAATCGTATTGCAGGCGTATTTGTTACCTGCACCGAAACCACTCAAAAAGTAACGAATTTAAAGCACCTTGAAGAAAGTAACCAACAATTGACATTTGCCATTGAGGCCACTGAATTAGGCACCTGGGATCTGGATCCAATCACGAATAGATTTACCGCCAATGCCCGTTTGAAACACTGGTTTGGCCTACAACCCAACGATGAGATTGAACTGCCTTTAGCTATCAACGCAATTGCAGAAAGCGATAGAAAACGGGTAGCAGAAGCAATTAACGAGGCTCTACAATATGGATCAGGGGGCCGATATGACATTGACTATACCATCGTTCATCCAGCAACTCAACAGGAGCGGTTTGTAAAGGCAAAAGGAAAAGCGTGGTTCAACGAGGCTCAAAAAGCTTACCGCTTCAATGGCACCTTACAGGATATAACCGAACACAAAAAAGCGGAACAAGCCTTAATCGAAAGTGAGCAAACCCTGCGCAGTCTGGTGGCCAGCGCGCCATTTCCGATTGGTGTCTATGTAGGCCGTCAAATGCGCATTCAGCTGGCCAATCAGTCGATTATCAATATATGGGGAAAGGGTAATGATGTCGTTGGGAAACTCTATTCGGAGATATTACCCGAACTAGCCGATCAGCACATCTACTCTCAGTTAGACAGTGTTTATACAACTGGTGTTTCTTTCCATGCCAGGAATCAGCGTGTAGATATTCAGGTAGATGGTAAATTACAGCCCTATTACTTTAATTATAGCTTCACTCCTCTTTATGATGCCGACGGCCAGGTGTATGGTGTAATGAACACGGCCGCCGAAATAACAGACCTGGTACTGATCAAGCAGAGCCTGGAAAAAAGCGAACAACGCTTGCGGGGTGCCATCGAACTGGCCGAGCTGGCTACCTGGAGCATGGATATTCAAACCGGCACGTTTCATTATTCGGAACGTTTTATGGAATGGCTCGGCTTTTCAGAAAGTACCAAGAGCCTGGATGAAGCCTACAACCCCTTGCCAGACGAGCACCGACAGTCTGTTGCAGATGCTATAGCTGCCGTCATTCAGTCCGGTTCATCTGGCTTTTATGACAATGAACATCCAATCATTAACCGACTTACGGGTCAAATACGTATTATTCACGCTCAGGCACAGGTTTTCACGGATTCTGACGGAAACCCGGCTGTTCTAAGTGGTACGGCGCAAGACGTTACCGAGCACCGTAGAATCCAGTTAGCGCTGGAACAGCAAATCCAGCAGCGGACAGAAGAACTCGAAACTGCCAATGAAGAATTAGCAGCAACAAATGAGGAATTAGCCGCTACCAACGAGGAGCTTACGGCCGTTAATGAAGAAGTTGCAGCCGTTAATATCGGACTTGAAGAGTCCAATCAACTGCTTACCCGTTCCAATGAGAATCTGGAGCAGTTCGCCTATATTGCTTCTCACGACTTACAGGAGCCATTACGTAAGATCCAACAATTCAGCGATTTGCTCAAGTCGCGTTATATCGGTTCTCTGGGCGAAGAGCTAGCTTATCTGGAACGGATGCAGTCGGCAGCCAGCCGCATGTCGATGCTGATTAAAGATTTGTTGGCATTTTCCCGCATTTCAATCCGTCAGGTATCAGAGGCTACCGTCCCATTGACCAGCGTCATTGACCAGACACTGGAAAATTTATCGGTAGCCATTGAAGAGAGCAATGCTCAAATCCAGATTGGCACCTTACCCAGTGTGCAGGGTGATGCCTTGCAATTAGAGCAACTCTTCCAGAATCTATTGTCCAATGCCCTCAAATTCAGTCGTCGTGAACCGACAGCCGGAATTTTACCCCAGATCAAAGTAATTGCCTACTATGTGATGGCTACTGACCTCCCTTCTACGATAAAACCTGCCCGACAGGCAACAATTTACTGCTGTATTGAGGTGGTCGATAATGGTATTGGCTTTGATGACAAATATGCAGACCGCATCTTTCAGGTCTTTCAGCGCCTGCATGGTCGAAATGAATTTGCCGGCACAGGAGTAGGTTTAGCCATTTGCCAAAAAGTAGTCGATAATCATGGTGGAGCAATCACGGCTAGCAGCCAACCTGGCAAGGGAGCCACCTTTAGTGTGTATTTACCACTACAATAG
- a CDS encoding ABC transporter ATP-binding protein translates to MDPVIQLQNLNKSYGSTPVLKGINLSVSAGQVVGYIGPNGAGKSTTIKILIGMLPDYSGEATVLGMDVKTRAIDIKRRIGYVPENAALYDTLTPMEYLQFIGQLYELDTAHIERKALELLRLFQLSDHVDARMSTFSKGMRQKVLLISGLLHNPDVIFLDEPLSGLDANAVVLVKEIIRQLANSGKTIFYSSHIMDVVEKISDRIIIINQGQIIADGTFAELQHQRPESLEQLFAELTGSDGQTSVAEEFIHTLKL, encoded by the coding sequence ATGGACCCCGTTATCCAACTCCAGAACCTCAATAAATCGTATGGTTCGACCCCCGTTCTTAAAGGCATCAATCTAAGCGTATCAGCTGGTCAGGTCGTCGGCTACATTGGTCCGAATGGCGCCGGAAAATCGACTACCATCAAGATTCTGATCGGAATGTTACCCGATTATTCGGGCGAGGCTACCGTACTTGGCATGGATGTGAAAACCCGTGCGATCGACATCAAACGCCGGATTGGTTATGTTCCAGAGAATGCTGCTTTGTATGATACGCTTACGCCCATGGAATACCTGCAATTCATTGGACAGTTATACGAACTGGACACCGCTCATATTGAACGAAAAGCCCTTGAACTACTTCGTCTCTTTCAGTTAAGCGATCATGTCGATGCCCGAATGAGCACCTTTTCGAAAGGTATGCGCCAGAAAGTGCTGCTTATTTCGGGACTGCTCCACAACCCGGATGTTATTTTTCTGGACGAACCATTGTCGGGCCTGGATGCCAATGCGGTTGTGCTGGTAAAGGAAATTATCCGCCAGCTCGCCAACAGTGGCAAAACTATTTTCTACAGTTCACACATTATGGATGTTGTCGAGAAGATTTCCGATCGGATCATCATCATTAATCAGGGGCAGATCATTGCAGATGGCACCTTTGCGGAGCTACAGCACCAGCGCCCCGAATCGCTCGAACAACTATTCGCCGAGCTTACCGGGAGCGACGGCCAAACGAGCGTGGCCGAAGAGTTTATTCATACGCTAAAGCTTTAG
- a CDS encoding 5-formyltetrahydrofolate cyclo-ligase has protein sequence MTKAELRRHFLGLRKALPVAEIEARSQQICQLFFNQNWMDSSPIVHTFLPILRQNEVNTWPIIHRLWADFPAVRVIASVTDAKAHHLTHYELTPNTVLVENHWGIPEPVSDQSLASKAASIDIVLVPLLAFDPSGHRVGYGGGFYDRFLANCRPDCLTVGLSLVEPVDHIDGIEQTDIPLEVCITPEQVWFFSK, from the coding sequence ATGACAAAAGCTGAACTACGTCGCCACTTTCTTGGTCTGCGAAAAGCATTGCCGGTGGCAGAGATTGAGGCCCGAAGTCAACAAATCTGCCAGCTTTTTTTTAATCAGAACTGGATGGATAGTAGCCCTATTGTCCATACTTTTTTGCCCATCCTACGCCAGAACGAGGTTAACACCTGGCCGATTATTCATCGGCTCTGGGCCGACTTTCCGGCGGTTCGGGTTATTGCTTCTGTAACTGACGCGAAGGCTCATCACCTTACTCATTACGAGCTTACACCCAATACGGTTTTAGTCGAAAACCACTGGGGTATTCCTGAGCCGGTTTCCGATCAATCGTTAGCCAGTAAGGCCGCTAGTATCGACATCGTCCTTGTACCGCTCCTGGCTTTTGATCCAAGCGGCCACCGGGTTGGCTATGGTGGCGGCTTCTACGACCGTTTTCTGGCCAACTGCCGACCCGATTGCCTGACCGTTGGTTTATCATTAGTTGAACCGGTCGATCATATTGACGGAATCGAGCAAACCGATATTCCACTGGAAGTCTGCATCACACCAGAACAAGTCTGGTTTTTTTCTAAATAA
- a CDS encoding aspartate-semialdehyde dehydrogenase: protein MKIAVVGATGLVGGEILKVLEERNFPVSELIPVASERSVGKQVEFKGKPYTVVSFEDAIAAKPAIAIFSAGGSTSLALAPKFAEAGITVVDNSSAWRMDPTKKLVVPEINANTLTPEDKIIANPNCSTIQMVVALKPLHDRYTVKRVVVSTYQSVTGTGKAAVDQLFAERNGDDSVAKVYPHPIDLNVLPHIDVFLDNGYTKEEMKMVNETKKIMGDDSIQVTATTVRIPTIGGHSEAVNIEFENDFELEEVVELLRNAEGVIVQDDPKNKVYPMPLTAHGKDEVFVGRIRRDESQPKTLNMWIVADNLRKGAATNAVQIAEYLLKHNLVEAGEVVA from the coding sequence ATGAAAATCGCAGTCGTTGGAGCCACGGGCCTGGTCGGTGGCGAAATCCTGAAGGTTCTGGAAGAACGTAACTTCCCGGTATCAGAACTTATTCCTGTTGCTTCCGAGCGGTCGGTTGGTAAACAGGTTGAGTTTAAGGGTAAACCATACACGGTCGTTAGCTTCGAGGATGCCATTGCAGCCAAACCTGCCATTGCGATTTTCTCGGCTGGTGGCAGCACATCGCTGGCATTGGCTCCTAAATTTGCCGAAGCCGGTATTACCGTTGTCGATAACTCGTCGGCCTGGCGTATGGACCCGACCAAAAAACTGGTTGTTCCTGAAATCAACGCAAACACGCTGACACCCGAGGATAAAATCATTGCCAATCCAAACTGCTCGACCATTCAGATGGTGGTTGCGCTGAAACCGCTGCATGACCGTTATACTGTTAAGCGGGTTGTGGTATCGACTTACCAGTCGGTGACGGGTACTGGCAAAGCGGCTGTTGATCAACTCTTTGCTGAACGTAATGGCGATGATAGCGTTGCCAAAGTATATCCGCACCCGATCGACCTGAACGTATTGCCGCACATCGATGTGTTCCTCGACAATGGCTACACCAAAGAGGAGATGAAAATGGTCAATGAGACCAAAAAAATCATGGGCGACGATTCCATTCAGGTCACGGCTACCACGGTACGTATCCCGACCATTGGCGGCCATTCTGAAGCGGTAAACATTGAGTTCGAGAATGACTTCGAACTGGAAGAAGTTGTTGAGTTGCTGCGGAATGCAGAAGGCGTTATTGTGCAGGACGATCCGAAAAATAAAGTGTATCCAATGCCGCTGACAGCGCACGGGAAAGACGAGGTTTTCGTGGGTCGTATCCGTCGTGACGAGAGCCAGCCTAAGACGCTGAACATGTGGATCGTGGCCGATAACCTTCGTAAAGGAGCCGCAACAAACGCCGTTCAGATCGCCGAATATTTACTGAAACATAATCTGGTGGAAGCAGGCGAAGTAGTAGCGTAA
- a CDS encoding ABC-2 family transporter permease, translating to MTTIILWLLDRLKPLFQTMGADYGQLRAIVQVKLTMDNRRNSITLGRYGKSSAESTNTFTRILAIYAFIGGLISLGMLATPDKDRLFFPLTLQFSYIMALCAMTLISDFSSVILDSSDNQIILPRPVSSRTLWLARVVHITSYLFAIALSLSVVAILFIGYRFGAIAGLLFLVMSLLSAVLMVFLTNIFYLLLMRFISEEKLREVINYFQIVMAVLFYGGYQFLPRLIGTEVLTQTFAIQWWHYLVPPMWMAGTIEIVIQPILDSTHLIFAVLAIVTPILGLWFMNRFLTTNFTQKLGSMDQESQPVPLATSTQTVQSGRVAWVDKLSAWFTDNALERAAFAFTWRITGRDRKFKLKTYPQLGFGLAYVIVMSLQGSSFGSSGFFYLFALYFAGLYVMVAQYQLSVSDNYRASWIYGSAPIQTPGDVLSGSLKALIIKLLLPFYSLLASYILYRYGIDKISDVLLAFSNSLVMLISAALLSSRYMPFSTAQDALKQSNTARGLLTSLVLGLVGFSHYGLTYIPYGTWIALPLSVLTFWILLRYYKQTDWSQIMMG from the coding sequence ATGACCACTATCATTCTCTGGCTTCTTGACCGACTTAAGCCATTGTTCCAAACAATGGGCGCCGACTACGGCCAATTGCGCGCCATTGTACAGGTAAAGCTGACGATGGACAATCGCCGAAACAGTATTACGCTCGGTCGGTATGGCAAATCATCCGCAGAGAGTACGAATACGTTCACGCGTATTCTGGCCATCTATGCATTCATTGGCGGCCTTATCAGCCTTGGTATGCTGGCTACTCCCGATAAAGACCGGCTATTTTTCCCGCTGACCCTTCAGTTTTCCTACATCATGGCCTTGTGTGCCATGACACTGATCTCCGACTTCTCATCGGTCATTCTCGATTCATCTGATAATCAGATTATTCTGCCCCGGCCGGTGAGCAGCCGTACGCTCTGGCTGGCTCGTGTAGTGCATATAACCAGCTATTTGTTCGCTATCGCCCTGTCGTTGTCGGTAGTTGCGATTCTGTTTATTGGGTATCGTTTCGGAGCGATTGCGGGATTACTGTTTTTAGTAATGAGCCTCCTATCGGCCGTGTTAATGGTATTTCTGACCAACATTTTCTATTTGTTGCTCATGCGCTTTATCAGTGAGGAGAAGCTGCGGGAGGTTATCAATTATTTTCAGATTGTGATGGCAGTGCTGTTTTATGGCGGGTATCAGTTTCTGCCCCGTCTGATCGGTACCGAAGTTTTGACGCAAACTTTTGCCATTCAATGGTGGCATTATCTGGTTCCGCCCATGTGGATGGCGGGGACCATCGAAATTGTCATTCAACCCATCCTGGATTCTACGCACCTGATTTTTGCGGTTCTGGCCATCGTCACACCCATTCTGGGTTTGTGGTTTATGAACCGGTTCCTGACAACCAATTTTACGCAGAAACTAGGTAGTATGGATCAGGAAAGTCAGCCTGTTCCGTTGGCTACCTCAACGCAAACAGTTCAATCGGGCAGGGTAGCCTGGGTCGACAAGCTATCGGCCTGGTTTACGGACAACGCGCTCGAACGGGCTGCTTTTGCCTTCACGTGGCGCATAACTGGTCGCGATCGTAAATTCAAGCTTAAGACTTACCCACAATTGGGGTTCGGTCTGGCCTATGTTATTGTTATGTCGCTTCAGGGGTCCAGCTTTGGCTCAAGTGGTTTTTTCTATCTGTTCGCCCTTTATTTTGCGGGTTTGTATGTAATGGTGGCTCAATATCAACTGAGTGTTTCTGATAATTACCGTGCCTCCTGGATATACGGCAGCGCACCAATTCAAACGCCCGGCGATGTATTGTCGGGCTCACTAAAAGCCCTTATTATCAAGCTCCTGCTCCCATTTTACAGCCTACTGGCGAGCTACATTCTCTATCGCTACGGTATCGATAAAATTAGTGATGTGTTACTAGCGTTCAGCAATTCATTGGTAATGCTCATAAGCGCTGCCCTGCTGTCGAGCCGATACATGCCGTTTTCTACCGCACAGGACGCCTTAAAACAAAGTAACACCGCTCGTGGCTTACTGACCAGTCTTGTTTTGGGACTTGTTGGATTCTCTCATTATGGTTTAACTTACATTCCGTACGGCACCTGGATTGCGCTCCCCTTGTCTGTGCTTACCTTCTGGATTTTACTTCGATACTACAAACAAACGGATTGGAGCCAGATTATGATGGGATGA
- the bshC gene encoding bacillithiol biosynthesis cysteine-adding enzyme BshC, producing MDCQYLPLASTGQFSPLFLDYINKKDTLEPFYNRFPELSAFKGQIDEKSFDEGKRRILVDTLDRQYAQITSKPDFSVLLQPNTFTVTTGHQLNIFTGPLYIIYKLITTINLSRQLKEAYPDYNFVPIYWMASEDHDFAEINHFSLFGKNYAWTTEQRGAVGRINPQELKTLFNQIPEKLTLFEDAYLNHNTLADAARYYVNELFGAEGLVCLDADDAALKRIFAPVMQDELIHQRAGELVVKQTELLENLGYKTVITPRDINLFYLDDQLRERIERKEDGTYRVLHTKLRFSESELLALLDEHPERFSPNVVLRPLYQETILPNLTYIGGPSEVPYWLQLKPVFEHFQTTFPILMPRNFAMYVPTVSAKRVRKLGLTPEELFKDTLLLKREFVETHARHTLKFDNENKVVNKALDSILHKAQMVDPTLERAVLAETKRFANAVARLEKKMRRAEEHNQEIGVRQLLAVKNELFPNGGLQERSENFLTFYLNDREFLQKMLSVFDPFDYRMQLCLE from the coding sequence ATGGACTGTCAGTACCTGCCGCTAGCATCCACCGGCCAGTTTTCCCCACTATTCCTCGATTACATCAATAAAAAAGATACCTTAGAACCTTTTTACAATCGTTTCCCGGAGCTGTCAGCGTTTAAAGGCCAGATCGATGAGAAATCGTTCGACGAAGGAAAACGGCGAATTCTGGTTGATACACTCGACCGACAGTACGCACAGATTACCAGTAAACCCGATTTTTCGGTACTGCTCCAGCCCAACACATTCACGGTTACGACGGGCCATCAGCTGAACATTTTTACCGGACCGCTCTATATCATTTACAAACTGATTACGACAATCAATCTGTCGCGTCAGTTGAAAGAAGCTTATCCAGACTACAATTTCGTGCCGATCTATTGGATGGCCTCCGAAGACCACGACTTTGCTGAAATCAATCATTTTTCGCTGTTCGGTAAAAATTATGCCTGGACAACCGAGCAACGTGGAGCTGTTGGGCGTATAAATCCGCAGGAATTAAAGACCCTCTTCAATCAGATTCCCGAAAAGCTGACTCTCTTTGAAGACGCCTACCTGAACCACAACACACTGGCTGATGCCGCCCGGTATTACGTCAATGAGTTGTTTGGAGCTGAAGGTCTGGTCTGTCTCGATGCTGACGATGCCGCATTGAAGCGCATTTTCGCGCCGGTTATGCAGGATGAACTAATCCATCAGCGTGCTGGTGAGCTGGTAGTAAAACAGACTGAATTACTCGAAAATCTGGGTTATAAGACAGTTATTACACCCCGCGATATCAACCTGTTTTATCTGGACGACCAACTCCGCGAACGCATTGAGCGTAAGGAAGATGGTACGTATCGTGTGTTGCATACTAAACTTCGGTTTTCAGAATCAGAACTACTGGCATTGCTGGATGAGCATCCGGAGCGATTCAGTCCTAATGTAGTGCTACGGCCACTCTATCAGGAAACAATTCTGCCTAATCTGACTTATATCGGCGGGCCGTCCGAAGTGCCCTACTGGTTACAACTAAAGCCCGTTTTTGAGCATTTCCAGACTACATTCCCGATTCTGATGCCCCGCAACTTTGCGATGTATGTGCCAACCGTAAGCGCGAAGCGTGTTCGGAAACTTGGCCTGACGCCAGAAGAACTGTTTAAGGATACGCTGTTGCTTAAGCGTGAATTTGTTGAAACACACGCCCGGCATACGCTCAAATTCGACAACGAGAATAAAGTCGTCAACAAAGCACTGGACAGTATTCTCCATAAGGCGCAAATGGTTGATCCTACGCTCGAACGAGCCGTTCTGGCCGAAACGAAGCGATTTGCCAATGCTGTTGCCCGGCTGGAGAAAAAGATGCGCCGGGCCGAAGAGCACAATCAGGAAATTGGTGTTCGACAGTTACTGGCCGTTAAGAACGAACTATTCCCCAATGGTGGTTTACAGGAGCGTAGTGAAAATTTCCTGACGTTTTACCTGAACGATCGGGAGTTTCTTCAAAAAATGCTGTCGGTATTTGACCCTTTCGACTATCGGATGCAGCTTTGTCTCGAATAA
- a CDS encoding Na+/H+ antiporter: MPGHLQSLILLCLGLTFCVSLLVVLAQKLKIAYPVFLVLAGLLVSFVPAIPAIHIDPELVFLVILPPILFDAAQNMSLKALWKWRRIISVLALGYVLATATAVAFVSHWLIPGFTLSQGFLLGAIISPPDAAAAVSVLKFTKLPKGVVSVLEGESLLNDATSLTLFRFALAAITTHQFVWYEAVTGFSLVVVSGIGIGLAFGLLSYAIYKWLPTNANLDVAFSIVLPYLMYITAEAVHSSGVLAVVSGGLFIAYQIHFVFPHQSRLKAAALWSSVVFILNAVVFFLIGLQLNEITGSIQNMSIWTALNYALVVTIVVIVVRMISGFTSTVFTRYISRFIRVAQSRPGWRNPVVAGWVGMRGVVSLASASAIPLLLPNGQPFPNRPLFLFITFVVIIVTLVGQGLTLPWVIRRVKPKELADAKSDDQQRLEIDLALYKAAFEELQSVYQADIEKSVLLQHRVQFIKHKLHLLKEANSDDGTRQQAILLLGHFQKIMLNVTEQERKKLHSFRRLPDYDDDVIRLVEHRLDLEEELLEGDGE, translated from the coding sequence ATGCCAGGACACCTTCAAAGCCTTATCCTCCTCTGTCTGGGGCTTACTTTTTGTGTTTCGTTACTGGTTGTTCTCGCCCAAAAGCTGAAGATCGCCTATCCGGTATTTCTCGTACTGGCTGGCCTGCTTGTCAGTTTTGTGCCAGCCATTCCAGCCATTCATATTGACCCTGAACTAGTTTTTCTGGTCATTCTACCACCGATTTTATTTGATGCTGCCCAGAATATGTCGCTGAAAGCATTATGGAAGTGGCGAAGAATTATCAGCGTATTAGCGTTAGGCTATGTATTGGCAACCGCTACCGCCGTCGCCTTTGTGAGCCATTGGCTCATTCCCGGATTTACCTTGAGTCAGGGGTTTCTGCTGGGCGCCATTATTTCGCCCCCCGATGCGGCTGCAGCCGTTTCCGTCTTAAAATTCACGAAGCTCCCCAAAGGAGTTGTTTCTGTTTTAGAGGGAGAAAGCCTGCTGAATGATGCCACAAGTTTGACCTTATTTCGATTTGCGCTGGCGGCTATTACCACTCATCAATTCGTTTGGTACGAAGCCGTAACCGGGTTTTCGCTCGTCGTTGTTTCGGGTATTGGTATCGGCCTGGCGTTTGGTCTGTTATCCTATGCCATTTATAAATGGCTACCGACCAATGCCAATCTGGATGTTGCCTTTTCAATCGTGCTTCCTTACCTGATGTACATTACGGCCGAAGCAGTCCATTCTTCGGGTGTGCTAGCGGTGGTTAGTGGCGGCTTGTTCATTGCTTACCAGATTCACTTTGTTTTTCCCCACCAGAGCCGGCTGAAAGCGGCTGCTCTCTGGTCGTCAGTTGTCTTTATCCTCAACGCTGTCGTTTTCTTTTTGATCGGCCTTCAACTGAACGAAATCACCGGGTCGATCCAGAACATGTCTATATGGACAGCCCTCAACTATGCCTTAGTTGTTACCATAGTTGTTATTGTCGTTCGAATGATTTCCGGCTTTACCAGTACGGTCTTTACCCGATACATCAGCCGGTTTATTAGGGTTGCCCAGAGCAGGCCTGGCTGGCGAAACCCAGTTGTAGCCGGTTGGGTAGGCATGCGGGGTGTGGTTTCGCTGGCTTCGGCCTCAGCTATTCCACTGTTGTTACCTAATGGGCAGCCATTCCCCAACCGTCCGCTTTTTCTGTTTATCACGTTTGTGGTCATCATCGTTACGCTTGTCGGTCAAGGGCTTACATTACCCTGGGTAATCAGGCGGGTCAAGCCAAAAGAATTAGCGGATGCCAAATCGGATGATCAGCAACGATTAGAGATCGATTTGGCCCTCTATAAAGCTGCTTTTGAAGAATTGCAGTCCGTTTATCAGGCTGATATTGAGAAAAGTGTGCTTCTTCAGCACCGGGTTCAGTTTATAAAGCACAAATTACACCTGTTAAAGGAGGCCAATAGCGATGATGGCACTAGACAACAGGCAATTCTCCTGCTCGGTCACTTCCAAAAAATTATGCTGAACGTGACCGAACAAGAGCGTAAAAAGCTACATTCATTTCGTAGACTGCCAGATTACGATGACGATGTAATCCGATTAGTCGAGCATCGACTTGATTTGGAAGAAGAGCTGTTGGAAGGAGATGGCGAGTAA
- a CDS encoding response regulator, translating to MQKSLFPILLVDDDPLVAEVLDRAAKTNFPEASFIHITSFEDAKLYIDNLEGKGPKLVLLDIDLKDKVDGLDFLALLRAHPKGRLLPVVMLSARKTAKLVERAYIFGASSFTIKPFSYADWKTYLSNLRTYWFETVTLLEVRHEKES from the coding sequence ATGCAGAAATCGTTGTTTCCCATTTTACTCGTCGATGATGACCCACTGGTTGCAGAAGTTCTTGACCGAGCTGCCAAAACTAATTTTCCAGAGGCATCCTTCATACACATCACTAGTTTCGAAGACGCCAAGTTATATATTGATAACCTGGAGGGAAAAGGCCCTAAACTAGTTTTGCTGGATATAGACTTAAAAGATAAGGTAGATGGGTTAGATTTTCTGGCCTTATTACGAGCACATCCCAAAGGTCGTTTATTACCCGTGGTGATGCTATCGGCCCGTAAAACAGCTAAGTTAGTTGAGCGTGCTTACATATTTGGCGCTTCTTCATTTACGATTAAGCCTTTTAGTTATGCCGACTGGAAAACCTATTTGAGTAACTTACGAACGTACTGGTTTGAGACCGTTACCCTACTTGAAGTTAGACACGAAAAGGAAAGTTAA